In a single window of the Anguilla rostrata isolate EN2019 chromosome 6, ASM1855537v3, whole genome shotgun sequence genome:
- the LOC135258222 gene encoding ras-related protein Rap-2b-like has translation MREYKVVVLGSGGVGKSALTVQFVTGSFIEKYDPTIEDFYRKEIEVDSSPSVLEILDTAGTEQFASMRDLYIKNGQGFILVYSLVNQQSFQDIKPMRDQIIRVKRYERVPMILVGNKVDLEGEREVSSVEGKALAEEWNCPFMETSAKNKSSVDELFAEIVRQMNYASAPNGEDQCCSCAIL, from the coding sequence ATGAGAGAATACAAAGTAGTCGTGCTGGGATCCGGCGGAGTCGGGAAATCGGCTTTGACCGTACAGTTCGTAACCGGATCATTCATAGAAAAATATGACCCCACTATCGAAGATTTCTACAGAAAAGAGATCGAGGTGGATTCGTCGCCCTCGGTGCTGGAGATCTTGGACACGGCGGGGACCGAGCAGTTCGCTTCCATGAGGGATTTGTATATCAAAAACGGGCAGGGCTTTATATTAGTCTATAGTCTGGTGAACCAACAGAGCTTCCAGGACATAAAACCAATGAGAGATCAAATCATCCGAGTGAAAAGGTACGAGCGGGTACCCATGATTTTGGTGGGGAACAAGGTGGACTTGGAAGGCGAGAGAGAGGTCTCCTCCGTGGAAGGCAAAGCGCTGGCGGAAGAGTGGAACTGTCCGTTTATGGAAActtcagccaaaaataaaagctCCGTGGACGAACTGTTTGCAGAAATTGTTAGGCAAATGAACTATGCTTCGGCGCCGAATGGGGAAGACCAATGCTGTTCCTGTGCTATTCTTTGA